The region GTCTTCCCTACCCCTAATTTGTTCCCTCCATGGCCTTGCTTTCCCTCAGCAATTATCAATCCCACCAACGTTTAACTATTAATCCTCCTTCCCAAGGGGTTGCTTTGACCGGCCGCCTGCGGGTACCGGGGGATAAGTCCATTTCCCATCGAGCCTTGATGTTGGGGGCGATCGCCACTGGAGAAACGATCATCGAAGGACTATTGTTGGGGGAAGATCCCCGTAGTACGGCCCATTGTTTTCGGGCTATGGGAGCGCAAATTAGTGAACTGAATTCGGAAAAAATTATCGTTCAAGGTCGGGGTCTGGGACAGTTACAGGAACCTAGCACCGTTTTAGATGCGGGTAACTCTGGCACCACCATGCGGTTAATGTTGGGCTTGCTGGCGGGGCAAAGGGATTGTTTGTTCACCGTCACCGGCGATGATTCCCTCCGGCACAGGCCCATGTCCAGGGTAATTCAACCCTTGCAACAAATGGGAGCAAAAATTTGGGCTAGGAATAACGGCAAGTTTGCCCCCTTAGCAGTACAGGGCAGCCAATTAAAACCAATCCATTACCATTCCCCTATTGCTTCAGCCCAAGTCAAATCTTGCCTGTTACTAGCGGCGCTGACCACCGAGGGGGACACCACTGTCACGGAACCGGCCCTATCCCGGGACCACAGTGAACGCATGTTGCAGGCCTTTGGGGCAAAGTTGACCATTGATCCAGCAACCCATAGCGTCACTCTCCATGGCCCAGCGCACTTGACCGGGCAAAGGGTAGTGGTACCAGGGGATATTAGCTCAGCGGCCTTTTGGTTGGTGGCGGCATCTATTTTGCCTGGGTCGGAATTGTTGGTGGAAAATGTGGGTGTTAACCCCACCCGTACAGGGGTGTTGGAAGTGTTGGCCCAGATGGGGGCAGACATTACCCCGGAAAATGAACGATTGGTAACTGGGGAACCAGTGGCGGATTTGCGGGTTAGATCCAGCCGTCTCCAGGGCTGTACCTTTGGCGGCGAAATTATTCCCCGACTGATTGATGAAATTCCCATTTTGGCGGTGGCGGCGGCCTTTGCTGAGGGCACTACCCGCATCGAAGATGCCGCAGAATTGAGGGTGAAAGAAAGCGATCGCCTGGCGGCCATTGCTTCGGAGTTGGGCAAAATGGGGGCCAAGGTCACCGAATTTGATGATGGGCTGGAAATCGAAGGGGGAAAACAGTTACAGGGGGCAGAGGTGGATAGCTTGACGGATCATCGCATTGCCATGGCTTTGGCGATCGCCGCCTTGGGGAGTGGGGGGCAAACAATCCTTAACCGGGCGGAAGCGGCCGCTATTTCCTATCCAGAATTTTTTACCACCCTGGGGGAAGTTGCCCAAGGATAAATAGGCTTAGATGATTTCTTCATATTGGTCTAGATTGGGGGCTGGCAGGATCTCCATTTCTTCTGCGATTGTGTCTAAACTGGGCGCAGGATATGCACGGCGTTCTTGGGTATAGTCCCCTGCTCCAAGGTTAAAATGCTGTAAAAAACGAATAGTTTCAACGGGACCTAAGCTACTCAGAAGCGCTTGGTAGCCATCATTTATTATCTGTTGCTGGGTTTTAATCATTGCTTTGTTCTTAAGGATTGGAGAAGAATCAAAAAAACTCTTGGGCGGTTTGTAAATGTTTTACCAACGTGGTTTGGGGCAAAGGCCCCAGTAAATGGTGCCAGGGGAGTTGATCTGTAACCGACCAATCTGCATGAACCGTATCGTTCAAGCTGGGTAATTGTCCCTTTAACTCCTTAAAAGCTCGCTTAAAACTGCCCAACGTATCTCCATAATGGCGGGTGAGTAAAAGCAATGGGGCCAAACGGCGATCGCCACGGGAAATTAAAGCTTGCATCACTGACCAGTTATAACTTTCGGGGCGAAAATCAATGCCCAGGGGCCGCAGTTTTTTTTGCAAAAATTGTAGACGCTCTTTGGCTTCTGGGTTGACTCCATACCATTGGAACGGGGTGTGGGCCTTGGGGACAAAGGTGCTACAGCCAAAGGTGAGACGTAAACCGGGGGCGACTTTTTTCACTTGCTTTAATAAAGCTACTGTTGCCTCCACATCTGACCTTGTTTCTCCTGGTATCCCCACCATGCCGTAGAATTTCAGCCCCTGTAATCCCCCCGCCTGGGCCCGTTGAGCAGCAGTGAGAATTTCCTCATTAGTCAGTTTTTTATTGATAATTTGCCGTAGCTTTTCCGAACCGCTTTCAATGGCAATGGTGAGGGATTTTGTGCCCCGCTTAGCTAAAGTTTGGGCTAACTTTTCATCCACCGTATTGGTTCGCACTGAAGCAATACTGAGCCGCACATGATCAAATTCGGGTTTGCCTAGGTAATCTAACAATTGGCCAAATTCCGGATGTTGAGTGACCGAAGCTCCCAATAGCCCCAGGCGATCGCTCACCTGTAACCCCCTTTCAATGGCGGGCAGTAAAGACTTTTCCGTATCCGCGGGCCGAAAGGGTAACGTTAGATAACTAGCCAGGCAAAAGCGACACATTTCCGGGCAACTGCGTACCACTTCCACCATGAAAATATTTTCCCAAGCGGCTTTTTCCGTCACCACCGTCGAAGCAGAGAGGACATTGCCCCGATAGGTTTGCTTGCTTACCTGGGCCGGAATGGCGGTGGCGCTGGGATGGATGTAGCTAATTTTCCCCTCAGCCGATTCGTAACCGACCTCGTACAAACTGGGCACGTAAATGCCAGGAATTTGGGCCAGTTTCTCCAATTTTTCCTCCCTGGAACAGGACCGTAGTGCTTGATAGCCATCAATGAAATCTGGCAGTAAATTTTCCCCGTCCCCCAGCAAAATTAGGTCAAAAAAGTCGGCAAAGGGTTCCGGGTTAGCTGTCAGCACCGGGCCACCCCCAAATATTAATGGATCCCCAGGGGCCCGCTCCCTAGCCAGCAAGGGGATCTGCAACTGTTCCAACAGGGTCAAAATATTGCTGTAGTCCAACTCCCAGGAAAAAGAAAAGCCTACTAACTCTGGCGATTGGGGTAATGTTTCGTGGGCATCGGTGAACAGACGACTAACTTCTACGTCCGACCGTTGGGCTAAGGTTGACCAAATTACTTGATACCCCAAACTGGTAATGCCCACACTATAGATATTAGGAAAGGCAAAAATTAATGGCACCGCATCGGCTTGGGGAGAAGCAGGGGTAAACAGTAGCTTTTCGGCCTGGGCTTGGTGCATAAAATCAGAATACTTAGTTAAGTCAATGGCAGATCAAAAATATGGCCACGGCGATCGCCAGGAGGTCAGGAGTTAGGGGAGTTAATGGTAAATTTCCAAATGCAAAACGTAATGGCCCAAGCACTCCTGGGCGGCCCAGAGTTCGTATTCCACCCGCAAAAATTCCGGTAATGGGGAACCCTGCAGGGTAATGTCCCTAGTGTAATTCCGTAACTGGAAGGAATCGCTCAGGTGTCTTTCCTGTTCATTGAGCCAATAGCGGCTAATGCCATAAACTCCCTGCTCCCAAAAATGACGATAGGAAAATTGACTATTGCCCTGGCGAGTCAGCACAATGCGCCGGGGAGAAAGTTCTAACCACAGAAGTTGGGCTGTGGATGACCCCTGTTGATCCCTGCCGGGACTTTGCTCCTGTTCTTGGTGCAGTAGGAGATGAAAGCGGTCCAAATCCTTTTGATAGAGGGTAGCGGCGGTCTCCAGGGTGGAAAGAATGGGCAAATCAGTGGAAATGAGCGATAGGCAAACCGGACGACGGTGGTGGGTCAACATAAAACTTGACGGGTGAGGAGAGAAAAATCAGGCTGTTCAGCCATGGAATGGCAAACAGGATTCTGCTTCAGCATAGCGGTCAACATTGGCCCCCTGCCATAGGGTCCTGGGACAAATTGGGCTCAAGCTGGGAGTGTGCCCAACAATTTGAGATTTTTTTAAAAAAGGGCTTGTGTAAACGAACTTGTAGTTGCTATGATGTTGAATCGTTGAGTCAATCCTCGGTAGCTCAGTGGTAGAGCGGTCGGCTGTTAACCGATTGGTCGTAGGTTCGAATCCTACCCGGGGAGTTCTGTTTTTGTAGGCTAGGATGTCATATTTCTTTGAGCCAGTCGGTGTTTATGATGACTCCGATGACACTCTTCTCGAAATCCTGATCAGACTTTGTTGGATGGTGAGTAAATGGGGCTCCGATTTAGAAAATCTATAAAAATAGCGCCTGGGATAAGGGTCAATCTGAGCAAAAGTGGAGCCAGTCTGTCTATTGGAGGCAAAGGCTCTACTGTAAACATAAGTAGCCGGGGAGTTCGTACAACTTATAGCATCCCTGGCACAGGGATAAGCTACGTCACACAAACATCTTCGGGTAGGAAGACAAGCAATATATCTTCAAATAATAGGTCTGCATACCAAGAATTAATTAAACAACAAAAAGAACAGGAAA is a window of Synechocystis sp. PCC 7338 DNA encoding:
- the aroA gene encoding 3-phosphoshikimate 1-carboxyvinyltransferase, producing MALLSLSNYQSHQRLTINPPSQGVALTGRLRVPGDKSISHRALMLGAIATGETIIEGLLLGEDPRSTAHCFRAMGAQISELNSEKIIVQGRGLGQLQEPSTVLDAGNSGTTMRLMLGLLAGQRDCLFTVTGDDSLRHRPMSRVIQPLQQMGAKIWARNNGKFAPLAVQGSQLKPIHYHSPIASAQVKSCLLLAALTTEGDTTVTEPALSRDHSERMLQAFGAKLTIDPATHSVTLHGPAHLTGQRVVVPGDISSAAFWLVAASILPGSELLVENVGVNPTRTGVLEVLAQMGADITPENERLVTGEPVADLRVRSSRLQGCTFGGEIIPRLIDEIPILAVAAAFAEGTTRIEDAAELRVKESDRLAAIASELGKMGAKVTEFDDGLEIEGGKQLQGAEVDSLTDHRIAMALAIAALGSGGQTILNRAEAAAISYPEFFTTLGEVAQG
- a CDS encoding radical SAM protein, with translation MHQAQAEKLLFTPASPQADAVPLIFAFPNIYSVGITSLGYQVIWSTLAQRSDVEVSRLFTDAHETLPQSPELVGFSFSWELDYSNILTLLEQLQIPLLARERAPGDPLIFGGGPVLTANPEPFADFFDLILLGDGENLLPDFIDGYQALRSCSREEKLEKLAQIPGIYVPSLYEVGYESAEGKISYIHPSATAIPAQVSKQTYRGNVLSASTVVTEKAAWENIFMVEVVRSCPEMCRFCLASYLTLPFRPADTEKSLLPAIERGLQVSDRLGLLGASVTQHPEFGQLLDYLGKPEFDHVRLSIASVRTNTVDEKLAQTLAKRGTKSLTIAIESGSEKLRQIINKKLTNEEILTAAQRAQAGGLQGLKFYGMVGIPGETRSDVEATVALLKQVKKVAPGLRLTFGCSTFVPKAHTPFQWYGVNPEAKERLQFLQKKLRPLGIDFRPESYNWSVMQALISRGDRRLAPLLLLTRHYGDTLGSFKRAFKELKGQLPSLNDTVHADWSVTDQLPWHHLLGPLPQTTLVKHLQTAQEFF